A window of Pseudoalteromonas aliena SW19 genomic DNA:
TGTTAAGCTCGTCGATCCTAATAAAATGGTTCGCCAAGTTGCCGATAATACATTTGCAAGAATAAAAAAGGATCAACCACTAATCGTTAAAAATAGCGAGCATCTTCGCGTTATTGTTGAAGAAGAATTGATGCCTTACATAGATTATAAATACGCTGCACTTCGTGTGTTAGGTAGTGAAGTATCTAAAGTGCGTGCGATAACGGATGAAGCCGAAAAAGCTCAGGCAATTAAAGATATTCAACGTTTTATTATTGTATTTAGAGAGTACTTAGTTGCAACGTATGCGGGTGTATTTACACAGTACACAAACCAAAAAGTTGAGTTTGGTGCTGAGCAAGCATTTAAAGGTAAAGATGTCGTTGTTGTTAAAACTAAAATCATTGAAGATGGTAAACCAGATATCAAAATTGACTTTAAGGTACGAGAAGATCGTGGCGGTGAATGGCGTGCGTACGATATGATTGCTGAAGGTATTAGTTTATTAGATGCGAAACAAAGTGAACTACAAGGTATTTTGCGCCAGCAAGGTATCGACAATGTAAGTAACCTTCTAGAGCAAAAGAGTCAGCTACCGGTTCAGTTTAGAGGTAATGGTGCAAATGACTAAATTGGCGATAAGCCATGTTGATGAACAACACTTTCGGGTAAGCGGTGAGCTTACTCGAAATTCAATTGGCGATGAACGGCTTCTGAACAATAAGCTATTAACTAAGCATAAAATCATCTATTTTGACCTAAGTGGGGTATCTAGGGTTGACACGGCGGGCTTAGCTTGGTTAATTCACTCTTTTGCAGAATTAAAGCAGCAAGGCATTCGCCTTGAGTTGCAAAATTTACCTGAGCAATTGCAAAATTTAATGCAATTGGGTCAAGTTACAACCCTATTTGAGTGAGAGTTATGGAAACTAGCCAAGTCGAAACATTATTACGCGAAGAACTTCAATTAGCTGAAGTGCATGTAAAAGCCAATGGTAGTCATTATGAAGTTGTTGCAGTAGGCGAATGCTTCGACGGTTTAAGCCGAGTTAAAAAGCAGCAGCTAGTTTATGGTCCACTAATGAGTACCATCTCAGATGGTACAATTCACGCCGTATCTATTCGTGCATTTACTCCTGTAGAGTGGAAGCGTGAACAAAAATTTATTTTACCGCAATAAATAGGGCCTCCTAATGGATCAATTTGTAATTCAAGGTGGCACTTCACTTGCTGGTGAGGTGACTATTTCTGGCGCTAAAAATGCCGCACTTCC
This region includes:
- a CDS encoding MlaC/ttg2D family ABC transporter substrate-binding protein; this encodes MLKKFLAIIALGTMTFAQSINAADVKLVDPNKMVRQVADNTFARIKKDQPLIVKNSEHLRVIVEEELMPYIDYKYAALRVLGSEVSKVRAITDEAEKAQAIKDIQRFIIVFREYLVATYAGVFTQYTNQKVEFGAEQAFKGKDVVVVKTKIIEDGKPDIKIDFKVREDRGGEWRAYDMIAEGISLLDAKQSELQGILRQQGIDNVSNLLEQKSQLPVQFRGNGAND
- a CDS encoding STAS domain-containing protein, coding for MTKLAISHVDEQHFRVSGELTRNSIGDERLLNNKLLTKHKIIYFDLSGVSRVDTAGLAWLIHSFAELKQQGIRLELQNLPEQLQNLMQLGQVTTLFE
- a CDS encoding BolA family protein, which codes for METSQVETLLREELQLAEVHVKANGSHYEVVAVGECFDGLSRVKKQQLVYGPLMSTISDGTIHAVSIRAFTPVEWKREQKFILPQ